In Brachypodium distachyon strain Bd21 chromosome 2, Brachypodium_distachyon_v3.0, whole genome shotgun sequence, one genomic interval encodes:
- the LOC100839399 gene encoding cytochrome P450 72A15: protein MATQALLMLSEASPWSLAGAAAAVVLLSLAACILEWAWWTPRRLGRALQAQGLRGTRYRLFTGDVTENVRLNKEARSKPLPLGSHDIIPRVQPMFCKTVKENGKVSFTWFGPTPRVMIPDPELVREILSNKFGHYGKPKSSRIGKLLADGVVNHEGEKWAKHRRILNPAFHHEKIKRMLPVFSICCEEMIARWENSLSSKGLSEIDVWPEFQNLTGDVISRTAFGSNYQEGMKIFQLQEELAERLIQAFQTLFIPGYWFLPTKNNRRMRAIDREIRTILRGIIGKKDRAIKNGEASSDDLLGLLVESNMRESNGKAALGMSTEDIIEECKLFYFAGMETTSVLLTWTLILLSMHPEWQDQAREEVLHHFGRTTPDFENLGRLKIVTMILYEVLRLYPPVVFLTRRTYKEMELGGIKYPAGVNLMLPLLFIHHDPNLWGKDAGEFNPKRFSDGISNAAKHPGAFFPFGGGPRICIGQNFALLEAKMALSTILQRFSFELSPSYTHAPYTVITLHPQHGAPIRMKKI from the exons ATGGCGACCCAAGCTCTGCTGATGCTGAGCGAGGCATCCCCGTGGAGCCTtgcgggtgcggcggcggccgtggtgcTTCTATCGCTGGCCGCCTGTATTCTGGAGTGGGCATGGTGGACCCCCCGGCGGCTGGGCCGGGCCCTGCAGGCCCAGGGCCTACGGGGCACCCGGTACCGCCTCTTCACCGGCGACGTGACGGAGAACGTCCGGCTGAACAAAGAGGCCCGGTCCAAGCCCCTGCCGCTCGGCTCCCACGACATCATCCCTCGCGTGCAGCCCATGTTCTGCAAAACCGTTAAGGAGAACG GGAAAGTATCATTCACTTGGTTTGGCCCAACACCAAGGGTGATGATTCCAGACCCCGAATTAGTGAGAGAAATTTTGTCCAACAAGTTTGGACACTATGGCAAACCAAAGAGTAGCCGCATCGGGAAGCTGCTAGCCGACGGGGTTGTAAATCATGAAGGCGAGAAGTGGGCAAAGCACCGCAGAATCCTCAATCCCGCCTTCCACCATGAGAAGATAAAG AGGATGCTGCCAGTTTTTTCTATCTGTTGCGAAGAAATGATTGCGAGATGGGAGAATTCATTGTCCTCCAAAGGATTATCTGAGATTGACGTCTGGCCTGAGTTCCAGAATCTTACTGGAGATGTCATCTCAAGAACAGCATTCGGTAGCAATTACCAGGAGGGGATGAAAATATTCCAGTTGCAAGAAGAGCTAGCTGAACGCCTAATACAAGCTTTTCAGACGCTATTTATCCCAGGCTATTG GTTCTTACCAACTAAAAACAACAGAAGGATGAGAGCAATTGATCGTGAGATCCGCACAATTCTGCGAGGAATAATTGGAAAAAAAGACAGAGCTATTAAAAATGGTGAAGCTAGCAGCGATGACTTGCTAGGATTACTGGTGGAGTCAAATATGCGGGAATCAAATGGGAAAGCAGCTCTAGGAATGAGTACTGAAGATATAATTGAGGAGTGCAAGCTATTTTACTTTGCAGGAATGGAGACAACATCAGTGTTGCTCACATGGACACTAATTCTGCTAAGCATGCACCCAGAGTGGCAAGATCAGGCAAGGGAGGAAGTGTTGCACCACTTTGGAAGAACCACACCAGATTTTGAGAACTTGGGTCGCCTGAAGATC GTAACAATGATTCTATACGAGGTTCTTAGGTTGTATCCACCGGTAGTCTTTCTTACCAGAAGAACATACAAGGAAATGGAGCTGGGCGGCATCAAATATCCGGCAGGAGTGAACCTTATGTTGCCCCTTCTGTTTATCCACCACGATCCCAATCTATGGGGAAAAGACGCGGGCGAATTCAATCCAAAGAGGTTTTCTGACGGTATCTCAAATGCGGCGAAGCATCCAGGCGCGTTCTTCCCGTTTGGAGGAGGTCCTCGGATCTGCATCGGCCAGAACTTTGCATTGTTGGAAGCCAAGATGGCTCTGAGCACCATCCTCCAGCGCTTCTCCTTCGAGCTCTCGCCGTCCTATACACATGCGCCTTACACCGTGATAACCCTCCACCCGCAGCATGGTGCTCCAATCAGGATGAAGAAAATATGA
- the LOC100826339 gene encoding cytochrome P450 72A13 gives MGGGTSAAGVALLRDASPWTLLAGAAAVAILCCAVQILEWAWWAPRRMDRSLRAQGLRGTQYRFFRGDLKEEQRLMAAALSRPVPMDRAHDIVSRVAPLLHRVMEEHGKLSFTWFGPCPRIIITDPELVREVLSNKFGHFEKTKLARLSKLLVGGLAVLDGEKWIKHRRIMNPAFHAEKLKRMLPAFSASCSELIGKWENLFAVSHGGIQLDVWSEFQNLSGDVISRAAFGVSHQEGCRIFLLQAEQAERLVQSFWTCYIPGYSLLPTENNRRMKAINKEIKAILRGIIEKRQKSMQSGETNEDDLLGLLLESNMDYSDSDGKLSKGMTVEDVIGECKLFYFAGMETTAVLLTWTVVVLSMHPEWQDRAREEVLHVFGQSKPDLNGLNRLKVVTMILNEVLRLYPPVVQINRRTNKKIELRGVMYPQGVMLALPLICIHRDPSVWGNDADKFNPGRFSEGVPKACRETGAFFPFSWGPRTCIGQNFALLEAKVAISMILQRYVFELMPTYVHAPYTVLALHPQHTVPVRLHRR, from the exons ATGGGCGGTGGCACTAGCGCCGCCGGGGTGGCGTTGCTCCGCGATGCCTCGCCGTGGACCCTGCTCGCTGGTGCCGCCGCAGTGGCCATCTTGTGCTGCGCCGTCCAGATACTGGAGTGGGCCTGGTGGGCTCCGAGGCGCATGGACCGGTCCCTGAGGGCCCAGGGCCTCAGGGGCACCCAGTACCGATTCTTCAGAGGCGACCTTAAGGAGGAACAGCGGCTCATGGCGGCAGCCTTGTCCAGGCCCGTACCCATGGACCGGGCCCACGACATCGTCTCGCGCGTCGCCCCTCTCCTCCACCGTGTCATGGAAGAGCATG GTAAACTTTCATTCACATGGTTTGGGCCATGCCCGAGAATTATAATTACTGATCCTGAGCTGGTCCGAGAAGTTTTGTCAAATAAATTTGGCCACTTTGAGAAAACGAAGCTAGCTCGACTTTCGAAGTTGCTTGTCGGGGGACTGGCAGTTCTTGATGGTGAAAAATGGATCAAACATAGAAGGATCATGAATCCGGCCTTTCATGCAGAAAAGCTAAAG CGGATGCTGCCAGCATTCTCCGCATCTTGCAGTGAACTAATTGGTAAATGGGAAAACTTGTTTGCAGTTTCCCATGGAGGAATCCAGCTAGATGTTTGGTCTGAGTTCCAAAATTTATCTGGAGATGTCATTTCAAGAGCTGCATTCGGTGTTAGCCACCAAGAGGGCTGTAGAATTTTCCTACTCCAAGCCGAGCAAGCTGAACGCCTTGTTCAATCATTCTGGACTTGTTACATCCCTGGCTACTC TCTTTTGCCAACAGAAAACAACAGAAGGATGAAAGCTATAAATAAAGAAATCAAGGCGATTCTAAGGGGCATAATAGAGAAGAGACAGAAGTCTATGCAGAGTGGAGAAACTAACGAAGATGATCTTCTTGGCTTGCTACTAGAGTCAAATATGGATTATAGTGATTCTGATGGCAAATTGAGCAAGGGGATGACTGTTGAAGATGTGATTGGTGAATGTAAACTGTTCTACTTCGCAGGAATGGAGACAACCGCGGTACTGCTCACATGGACAGTGGTTGTACTAAGCATGCACCCGGAGTGGCAGGATCGTGCCAGGGAGGAGGTTCTGCACGTCTTTGGGCAGAGCAAACCAGATTTAAATGGCCTTAACCGCCTAAAAGTT GTTACCATGATACTTAATGAGGTGCTGCGTCTGTACCCACCGGTTGTGCAGATAAACCGCCGAACGAACAAGAAGATAGAGCTCAGAGGCGTCATGTACCCTCAGGGCGTGATGCTTGCTCTACCCCTCATTTGCATCCACCGTGATCCCAGCGTCTGGGGGAATGATGCTGACAAGTTCAACCCTGGGAGGTTCTCTGAGGGCGTGCCCAAGGCCTGCAGGGAAACTGgggccttcttccccttcaGCTGGGGGCCACGGACCTGCATCGGCCAGAACTTTGCGCTGCTTGAGGCCAAGGTGGCTATCAGCATGATCCTTCAGCGCTACGTTTTTGAACTCATGCCAACTTATGTGCATGCACCCTACACCGTCCTGGCACTGCACCCGCAGCACACTGTTCCTGTTAGGCTGCACCGGCGATGA